The following coding sequences lie in one Pseudomonas sp. B33.4 genomic window:
- a CDS encoding calcium-binding protein, translating to MSKLIAPPVHPDISPIQVTPVSASANPHAPQAGTLNSATLADDADAAYQRTLKSLDKHFGPLRIGEMLTSRAELQALGATVHGQPISPANAGMQRVDQSFLDGLNFDADRVQARLLSVDSPDSNVPAMLFYEIACKRSIDAGALFVADTAIASGSAVDRLNQLGKAAQKLDIHRADALENAPGWVSKNKSYLMSGAGVGMQAFGIYSGYKAMIDAIKHGDTLEAAFQGGSIAAEFGSLIIERGLTRTGEAMLRNGGTALKYFPLTSVGKYMSRGAGMFASAITLPFDIADAIKSFNAAAAAQGKEAQDHYVSGGLSVAGAGISLVLGIAALAGFGSVAGPVGLVAAGLLIAASMIYQAARVVDDIDDYIELAFEERLRSGWFAFTNQELDQDVLDRFKLAKGYRDHQQQLELSAKDMLEGAYRHSIEHVINGAFQIELKPVEIWRYQWDESVGQQPYKLDNQAVVVGGDDVIDAGSGLPANLKGKVSGSAGDDKGIFWRLGDGNDRVIGARDKPNLFTFRADHKALTGGDRNDAFYHDITEQELNRSSKPVHLNVLDGGTGADTLAFEGSRPLSDTRHIGHDINLHSGRVALRGLDPAIDAVEVAQLTSIENVSTLRKGTSRVSGNDEANQISANGYDRINAGGGDDTIALYGLDCRVEGGSGADRFYIASSNARTTIIEDGEQSSLIEFGWPADVIQRWQIIGTSLVVSSLRGEDGNDPEHVLTLENVYQWVDGNRQLKNDRLRFKTQDGYELLAQLPQQLGEATRLDIKPAVIVIGQPAAAPQIVNGGMVEITEQGLKQHFVSRTDRQVEFVASRNTAETSRSVYLAFDSAEIIDVQVSYEVQVRKGVSGHTHLYYADFTLSLSLPSKVVAFKGIIQPIAAATGYSGRNSLKVTTPRLQQNVVLIMQDQTSYRLQIPTLDYEDDVKNPGIRVRSTRSCLKQRNGNYRFVRPLASVKPLITAQPSRITIDTGSHTGIYVLEGQSSTYDLHLASNTIIRLSTPGAAAKTADASTWTLYTHTLQESVTRDDIRLDGNRLRIASVTIELPDIEDDVPVESINVATSAGNIYEVSLLFEVLQLYVIDARGYASVEALLAEINQHQQRNELAARVHVTHIGFKAGAIGTVVYNSVRKYWGLDSDPRARIKPAELVFSGNKT from the coding sequence ATGTCAAAACTTATCGCTCCACCTGTGCATCCCGATATCAGTCCCATTCAGGTCACTCCCGTCAGCGCCTCGGCCAACCCCCACGCACCGCAGGCGGGCACGCTCAACAGCGCAACGTTGGCAGACGATGCTGATGCCGCCTATCAGCGCACGCTGAAATCCCTCGACAAACATTTCGGCCCCCTGCGCATCGGTGAAATGCTCACCAGCCGGGCAGAACTCCAGGCCTTGGGCGCGACCGTGCATGGCCAGCCCATCAGCCCGGCGAATGCCGGCATGCAGCGCGTGGATCAAAGCTTTCTCGACGGGCTCAACTTCGACGCAGACCGGGTGCAGGCGCGCTTGCTGTCGGTGGACAGCCCCGACAGCAATGTGCCGGCGATGCTGTTTTATGAAATCGCCTGCAAGCGCTCGATTGACGCCGGTGCACTATTCGTCGCCGATACAGCCATCGCCTCCGGCAGTGCAGTGGATCGCCTGAATCAATTGGGCAAGGCTGCGCAAAAACTGGACATCCATCGCGCTGACGCGCTGGAGAATGCGCCAGGCTGGGTCAGCAAAAACAAAAGCTATCTGATGAGCGGCGCCGGTGTCGGCATGCAGGCATTCGGCATCTACAGTGGCTACAAGGCCATGATCGATGCGATCAAGCACGGCGACACCCTGGAAGCGGCTTTTCAGGGTGGCTCGATCGCGGCCGAATTCGGTTCGTTGATCATCGAGCGGGGGCTGACCAGAACTGGTGAAGCCATGCTCAGGAATGGCGGCACTGCACTGAAGTATTTCCCGCTGACGTCGGTGGGCAAATACATGAGCCGGGGTGCCGGGATGTTCGCCAGCGCAATCACCTTGCCCTTCGACATTGCCGATGCCATCAAATCGTTCAATGCCGCCGCGGCGGCGCAGGGCAAAGAGGCTCAGGATCACTACGTCAGTGGCGGTCTGAGCGTAGCGGGTGCGGGCATCAGCCTGGTGCTGGGCATTGCCGCGCTGGCCGGGTTTGGCAGTGTCGCCGGGCCGGTCGGGCTCGTCGCCGCCGGACTGCTCATCGCCGCCTCGATGATCTACCAGGCCGCCCGCGTCGTGGACGACATCGATGACTACATCGAACTGGCCTTTGAAGAGCGCCTGCGCTCCGGCTGGTTCGCCTTCACCAATCAGGAACTGGACCAGGACGTACTGGATCGTTTCAAGCTTGCCAAGGGCTATCGCGATCACCAGCAGCAGCTCGAATTGTCAGCCAAGGACATGCTGGAGGGCGCCTACAGGCACTCCATCGAACATGTGATCAACGGCGCCTTTCAGATCGAATTGAAGCCTGTTGAAATCTGGCGTTACCAATGGGACGAAAGCGTCGGCCAACAGCCGTACAAACTCGATAACCAGGCCGTCGTTGTCGGTGGTGACGATGTTATCGATGCCGGCAGCGGCCTGCCCGCCAACCTCAAAGGCAAAGTATCGGGCAGTGCCGGTGACGACAAAGGCATTTTCTGGCGCCTGGGTGACGGCAATGACCGGGTCATCGGTGCCCGGGACAAGCCCAACCTGTTCACCTTTCGCGCGGATCACAAAGCACTGACCGGGGGCGACAGGAACGATGCCTTCTATCACGACATTACCGAGCAGGAATTGAACCGGAGCAGCAAACCGGTGCACCTCAATGTGCTGGATGGCGGCACAGGTGCAGACACACTGGCCTTCGAAGGCAGCCGCCCGCTCAGCGACACCCGCCATATCGGCCACGACATCAATCTGCACAGCGGCCGAGTGGCGTTGCGAGGCCTTGACCCTGCCATCGATGCCGTTGAGGTCGCGCAACTCACTTCGATCGAAAACGTCTCGACACTGCGCAAAGGCACCAGCCGTGTCAGCGGAAACGACGAGGCCAACCAGATTTCCGCCAATGGCTACGACCGCATAAACGCCGGCGGCGGCGATGACACGATTGCCCTCTACGGTTTGGACTGTCGGGTCGAAGGCGGCAGCGGCGCAGATCGTTTTTACATCGCCAGCAGCAACGCTCGCACGACCATAATCGAGGACGGTGAACAGTCGAGCCTGATCGAGTTCGGCTGGCCCGCGGACGTCATTCAGCGCTGGCAGATCATCGGCACTTCACTGGTGGTCAGCTCATTGCGCGGCGAGGATGGCAACGACCCCGAACATGTCCTCACGCTGGAAAATGTCTACCAGTGGGTCGATGGCAATCGCCAGTTGAAAAATGATCGATTGCGCTTCAAGACCCAAGATGGTTACGAGCTGCTGGCCCAGCTACCCCAGCAGTTGGGTGAGGCAACGCGTCTGGACATCAAGCCCGCAGTGATCGTCATTGGCCAACCGGCAGCCGCGCCGCAAATCGTTAACGGCGGCATGGTCGAGATCACCGAACAGGGTTTGAAACAGCACTTTGTGTCGCGCACTGACCGACAGGTGGAATTCGTTGCCTCACGCAACACCGCCGAAACGTCCCGCAGCGTTTATCTGGCGTTCGACAGCGCTGAAATCATCGATGTGCAAGTCAGCTATGAAGTGCAGGTGCGCAAAGGCGTCTCCGGCCATACCCACTTGTATTACGCAGACTTCACCCTGTCGCTCAGCCTGCCTTCGAAGGTCGTAGCGTTCAAGGGCATCATCCAGCCCATCGCAGCCGCCACCGGTTACAGCGGCAGAAACAGCCTGAAAGTAACCACGCCACGCCTGCAACAAAACGTTGTGCTGATCATGCAGGACCAGACCTCATACCGGCTCCAGATTCCCACACTGGATTATGAAGACGATGTGAAGAACCCCGGCATCCGCGTACGCAGCACGCGCAGTTGCCTCAAACAACGCAATGGCAATTATCGTTTTGTCAGACCATTGGCCAGCGTGAAGCCGCTTATAACGGCACAACCCAGCCGCATTACGATCGACACCGGTTCGCACACAGGCATTTATGTGCTCGAAGGCCAGAGTTCGACTTACGACCTCCATCTTGCCAGCAACACCATCATTCGCCTGTCTACACCAGGCGCCGCGGCGAAAACCGCCGATGCTTCGACCTGGACGCTGTATACCCACACATTGCAAGAATCGGTCACGCGGGACGATATACGACTGGACGGCAATCGCTTGCGCATCGCCAGTGTCACGATTGAATTGCCCGATATCGAAGACGACGTCCCGGTGGAGTCCATCAACGTGGCGACTTCGGCCGGCAATATTTATGAAGTCTCCCTGCTGTTTGAAGTGCTGCAGCTTTACGTCATCGATGCGCGCGGCTATGCCAGCGTCGAAGCGCTGTTGGCCGAGATCAATCAGCATCAACAACGAAACGAACTGGCGGCCAGGGTTCATGTCACCCACATCGGCTTCAAAGCCGGAGCCATCGGTACGGTGGTTTACAACTCGGTGCGCAAGTACTGGGGTCTGGATAGCGATCCACGCGCGCGGATCAAACCCGCAGAGCTGGTCTTTTCAGGCAACAAGACCTGA